The genomic window TTAACGAGATTTCCCACAAAAAAAGGCTGAAGGAAAGTATCAAAACATCTCTGGGTTAGACGATTAGACCCCTTAATAAAATTTATGGTCCCTCAACAAGACCCAAGGCCACTAGAAATGTTAGAAGGTGCATCGAGTTATTAACATGACCAAATCTAGGGGCCCACTTAGTCAACAAGATAAAGGGAAGAATATCAAAAGGCCACACTTCTCAAATATCCTAGATTGCCCTTTCACCATTATTATAGTTAAGCAGATAAAGAAAACAATAAGGCACTTTTAGCAGGTTAAAAGACATGAATCAGGATGGAGGCAGCATTTAGTCCACCTAATCATATCACTTCTTTACAATGCTACACAAACATGGTCAATTGTTATCATGATTCACAAAGAGGGGTCCTACAAACATAAGTTTTGGTTCAGATGTTAAGTAACAAAGGTGCAAGTGGGACTTTACCAGCATGGGTAATTTGGACAATTTCAAAGGCTCTGCTAAAGCTAAATCCTGCATGGAAAAGTTTGCACAAAACCTGGCTTCTGTCTGTGGTCTATATAAGGCAGCTACAGTACGCCCAAAAACTCTCTAGATCTCAGCCCGGCAAGAGATTTGGAGCGTTCTTGCTCCTCCATCCATTATGATCTCTTGGGTAGCCATCTACCATGTTCTTGAAGCGACAACACCATTGTATGTAGCCATGATACTAGCCTACCTATCCATAAAATGGTGGAAGTTGTTCACTCCAGAGCAGTGCTCTGGGATCAACAAGTTCGTGGCCAACTTCTCCATCCCTCTTCTCTCTTTCCAGGTCATCTCCACAAACAATCCTTACGACATGAACCTCAAGCTCATATTCGCAGACATCCTACAGAAGTCGATCGCCTTGCTGGGGTTTGCAGCCATATCTAGAGCATGTTGTGTGGAGAAGTTTGATTGGCTCATTACAGGTTTCTCTTTGTCGACACTGCCCAATACGCTGATTGTCGGTATCCCATTGCTGAAAGGAATGTATGGTGATGAAGCTGTCAAGCTGATAAGTCAGATAGTTGTCCTACAGAGCCTAATTTGGTACACACTTCTTCTCTTTCTGCTTGAATTCCGAGCCGCCAAAGGAATAGCTGCCGCACCATCATCTGAAATTGTAGGTAAGAACCTGAAATCTGTTAAGGATTAGTATATGAAGTCGTTTCATCTGTACACTATCAAATTAGTCATGTTTTTCTTCGAGATAAAGAATGCAAGGTGTTCTTTCGGCATTCATTTCTTTGTTTTCCTTCTTGAAAAGTGCATTCTTAATGTTGCTGTTATTTTCTGGGGACCTCCAGTGATCTTAAACATTTCAGAAACATAAAGGGTAATTTAAGTACTACAGCTCATTAGAAAAAACGACTGTCCACTGTCTGGTGGTTTACAGTGGCATTTACTTTAGAACTTCTCTATATAATGCGATTGATCTGCTATGATATACATTTGCCTGAAACAGTGagatgattttttttctgaattatCCCATGGGCCATTGTCAAATGTTCCAAACCTATCATGTGTCATTTATAGAAAATAACTTCAACTTCTTTCATGAGTTTTAAACTTATTTTATGAGTTTTTAACTAGTTGGCTTTTTAAAGATGAGGAAGAAGCAGGTACTCTAGGAGCTACACAACAGACATACCAAGAGGGCCAGTCAAAAGGTGTATCAGCAAGATGTTCTAGGGCCTTCCGCTTTTTGTTGGTGATTGGGATGAAGTTAGTGATGAATCCGAACATTTACGCATGCCTGATCGGTCTAATTTGGGCACTGATTAGCTTCAGGTATTAACATGGTTTACATGAATCGAATTTACATTCTGAAACTGGAATGCAGCAATTATCATATGTAGCTAAATAACATCTCTTGTAGGTGGCAAATACAGTTACCCTTGATCGTCAGTAACTCCATAAGGATACTCTCAGATGGAGGGCTGGGAATGGCAATGTTCAGCCTAGGTGTGAATTACACCGGCAAAATTAAAATTAGCATATATGAAGATAAACTCTGTAAAGCCCAATTACACAATCATAACTTCTAATTGCTTCTGTTACAGGTCTTTTCACAGCTCTACAAACAAAAATTATAGCCTGTGGAACTAAGAAGATGCTACTGTCACTAGGCTTCAGGTTCTTTCTAGGACCAGCCCTGATGATGGTCTCTTCCTATGCTGTTGGGATGCGTGGAATCTTGCTCAAAGTGGCCATTGTGCAGGTAAGGTTTTCTCCATTGTTTCCCTTGAGccatgtgtttgtgtgtgtgaaaaTTCATAAATGCGTGAAATTCAAAGACAAAAATTGTGCCTGACCTCTAAAGCTTCCACGCAGGCAGCATTACCTCAAGGAGTAGTGCCATTTGTATTTGCGAAGGAGTATAATGTGCATGCAGATATTCTAAGCACTGCGTAAGTTAATCTCCCACCATCCTAATGCAAACAAGAAGCAGATTAGAATGGGACAACAAACTGATTACCCTCTTTTCCTGCAGGATAATTGTTGGTATGATGGTTGCAGTTCCTGCCGCCCTAGCTTACTACTTTGTTATCTAATCTATGAACACTTAAATCTTAGTCACTCAAATATGTTTATTCGGCCAAACAATAGCAGGGCAGTGTAGTGTAAAGGGCAAATTCAGCCATGGCTGCATGGGTGTGAATATTTTGCCGGGCTGTAAATATTTGTGCCGTGGACTTGGATCGTGTGGTGTGGTGACCCAACATAAAGCTAAGATATATTTGTACTCGACGACCGCATATTTTAGTTCCCAGTCATTTCCATTATCCGCGAACAGAGCTAACTTGTGCCCGCAGCCCAGCTTGCTCACCCGGGCGACGCAGCGTGCTTTGTTTCTCACGAGCATTTTGTCGAACAGGCGCCTGTTCTTGAACTTTAAAAATTGCTTTTAGCCTTAAGAGCATTCTGCCGAACACATTGCCGGCGGACCTGAGCTGATATGCGGAGACGAACAGAGAAGAGGATCAGCCCATCCGATC from Triticum aestivum cultivar Chinese Spring chromosome 3B, IWGSC CS RefSeq v2.1, whole genome shotgun sequence includes these protein-coding regions:
- the LOC123070351 gene encoding probable auxin efflux carrier component 8, encoding MISWVAIYHVLEATTPLYVAMILAYLSIKWWKLFTPEQCSGINKFVANFSIPLLSFQVISTNNPYDMNLKLIFADILQKSIALLGFAAISRACCVEKFDWLITGFSLSTLPNTLIVGIPLLKGMYGDEAVKLISQIVVLQSLIWYTLLLFLLEFRAAKGIAAAPSSEIVDEEEAGTLGATQQTYQEGQSKGVSARCSRAFRFLLVIGMKLVMNPNIYACLIGLIWALISFRWQIQLPLIVSNSIRILSDGGLGMAMFSLGLFTALQTKIIACGTKKMLLSLGFRFFLGPALMMVSSYAVGMRGILLKVAIVQAALPQGVVPFVFAKEYNVHADILSTAIIVGMMVAVPAALAYYFVI